A window of Deltaproteobacteria bacterium contains these coding sequences:
- a CDS encoding GHKL domain-containing protein: MFSRNSKIGLTFSLKLSALYALFFVVSSGGLFVVAYYLMDNLIEQRERETVRDRIQEYRAWYGEGGLRALKARFDQQSGTARDIFFVRIVGPLNQVLFVSFPKGFKGVDDGRLRSVPRTEEELWLTIKDQAEKEAWTIGITGLPGGLKLQVGKSSTQAQELLSFFRTVFLMFSVPILLLGIVGGGLLTFRAIRPIRHLIQTVRDILKTGKMSLRVPVRGERGEMYELVSLFNQMLDRNDSLIQAMHDSLDNVAHDLRTPMTRLRGVAELALQDAREQNACREALADCMEESERMLTMLNALMDIAEAETGAMRLEIGEVSVPEVIESIMDLYEVVAEEKGIAITGNLPQELVIRADRIRFQQVMANLLDNAIKYSGNGREIEISARPEDACAVISISDQGVGIPPADISKIWDRLYRGDHSRSQRGLGLGLSFVRAIVHAHGGTVGVESELNKGSRFTIRMPVGN; encoded by the coding sequence ATGTTCTCAAGGAACAGTAAGATCGGACTGACCTTCAGCCTGAAATTGAGCGCCCTTTATGCGCTCTTTTTTGTGGTCAGTTCCGGCGGCCTGTTTGTCGTCGCCTATTATCTTATGGATAACCTCATCGAGCAGCGGGAGCGTGAGACCGTCCGGGACCGGATCCAGGAGTACCGCGCCTGGTATGGGGAGGGCGGGCTCCGCGCGCTCAAGGCCCGGTTCGATCAACAGAGCGGTACGGCCAGGGACATCTTCTTTGTGCGTATCGTGGGTCCCCTCAACCAGGTCCTCTTTGTCAGCTTTCCAAAAGGGTTTAAGGGCGTTGACGACGGCCGGCTCAGGTCGGTGCCGCGCACGGAAGAGGAGTTGTGGCTCACCATCAAAGACCAGGCGGAAAAAGAGGCCTGGACCATCGGTATAACGGGGTTGCCGGGCGGCCTCAAGCTCCAGGTGGGAAAGAGTTCCACCCAGGCCCAGGAACTCCTGTCGTTTTTCAGGACCGTGTTTTTGATGTTCAGCGTCCCGATCCTCCTCTTGGGCATTGTCGGCGGCGGACTCCTGACCTTCCGCGCCATCCGGCCGATCCGTCATCTCATCCAGACCGTGAGAGATATTCTGAAGACAGGGAAGATGAGTCTGCGCGTTCCTGTACGGGGAGAACGGGGGGAGATGTATGAGCTGGTCTCTCTTTTCAACCAGATGCTGGACAGGAATGATTCCCTGATACAGGCCATGCATGACTCCCTGGACAATGTGGCCCATGATCTGCGGACCCCCATGACCCGCCTGCGCGGCGTGGCCGAACTGGCGCTCCAGGATGCCAGGGAACAGAATGCGTGCAGGGAGGCGTTGGCCGATTGCATGGAAGAATCCGAACGGATGTTGACCATGCTGAATGCCCTGATGGATATTGCCGAGGCGGAGACCGGGGCGATGCGGCTGGAGATCGGCGAGGTATCTGTCCCCGAAGTTATTGAGTCCATAATGGATCTCTATGAGGTGGTGGCAGAGGAGAAGGGGATCGCCATCACCGGAAATCTCCCCCAAGAGCTGGTTATCCGTGCCGATCGAATCCGCTTCCAGCAGGTCATGGCCAATCTCCTGGATAATGCCATCAAGTACAGCGGAAACGGCAGGGAGATAGAAATATCCGCCCGACCAGAAGATGCCTGTGCTGTCATCTCCATCTCAGATCAGGGGGTAGGGATCCCTCCCGCCGACATCAGTAAGATCTGGGACCGCCTCTACCGGGGGGATCACAGCCGGTCCCAGCGGGGGCTCGGCCTGGGCCTCAGTTTTGTAAGGGCGATCGTACACGCCCACGGCGGCACGGTCGGTGTGGAGAGCGAATTGAACAAGGGATCCAGATTTACGATCCGGATGCCGGTCGGGAACTGA